From the genome of Malus domestica chromosome 04, GDT2T_hap1, one region includes:
- the LOC103443416 gene encoding glycine-rich RNA-binding protein 4, mitochondrial: MAFCNKIGSLLKHNISQTGQAPMTAMLNSVRCMSSKLFVGGLSFGTNDESLKEAFSSFGDVTEARVITDRDTGRSRGFGFVNFASDDSASSALSSMDGQDLHGRNIRVSYATERTGPRPFNGGGGGGDYRGGY, encoded by the exons ATGGCGTTCTGTAACAAAATTGGGAGCCTCCTGAAGCACAACATTTCCCAGACTGGACAAGCACCCATGACAGCAATGCTTAATTCTGTGCGCTGCATGTCTTCCAAGCTTTTCGTTGGAG GCCTTTCATTTGGAACTAATGATGAGTCTCTTAAGGAGGCATTCTCAAGCTTTGGTGACGTGACTGAGG CAAGAGTTATCACGGACAGGGATACTGGAAGGTCTAggggttttggatttgttaacTTTGCCAGTGATGATTCTGCCAGTTCAGCACTTTCTTCCATGGATGGCCAG GATTTGCATGGGCGAAACATTCGTGTCAGTTATGCCACTGAGCGAACTGGTCCTAGACCATTTAACGGTGGTGGCGGAGGGGGTGATTACCGTGGCGGCTATTAA
- the LOC103443417 gene encoding UDP-glucuronate 4-epimerase 6 — translation MFSAMASPPDTSKTIKLERYNSYLRRVNSTKLLNASSKLLFRATLLVALVLILFFTLNYPPLSDHVGGGANHVHTTHNFLSSAFYGGGVGGTAWEKQVRKSATPRRPNGMSVLVTGAAGFVGSHCSLALKKRGDGVLGLDNFNSYYDPSLKRSRQALLKKHEVFVVEGDLNDEPLLTKLFDVVPFTHILHLAAQAGVRYAMQNPQSYVSSNIAGFVNLLEVAKRANPQPSIVWASSSSVYGLNTDNPFSELHRTDQPASLYAATKKAGEEIAHTYNHIYGLSLTGLRFFTVYGPWGRPDMAYFFFTKDILQGKPINVFKTVDDKEVARDFTYIDDVVKGCLGALDTAEKSTGSGGKKKGPAQLRIYNLGNTSPVPVGKLVSILEGLLSTKAKKHVIKMPRNGDVPYTHANVTLAYKDFGYKPTTDLASGLRKFVKWYVSYYGIESRVKKEMDSGKKGSQQTDESG, via the coding sequence ATGTTTTCGGCAATGGCCTCTCCGCCAGATACAAGCAAGACCATAAAGCTGGAGCGCTACAACAGCTACCTCCGCAGGGTCAACAGCACCAAGCTCCTCAACGCCTCCTCCAAGCTCCTCTTCCGCGCCACCCTCCTCGTCGCCCTCGTCCTCATCTTATTCTTCACCCTCAACTACCCTCCGCTCTCCGATCACGTCGGCGGTGGGGCCAACCACGTCCACACCACTCACAACTTTCTCTCCTCCGCCTTCTACGGTGGGGGAGTGGGAGGGACTGCTTGGGAAAAGCAGGTCCGCAAGTCTGCCACTCCTCGACGCCCCAACGGCATGTCGGTGCTGGTCACCGGCGCGGCCGGCTTTGTCGGGTCTCACTGCTCCCTCGCCTTAAAAAAGCGGGGCGATGGAGTTCTGGGACTCGACAACTTCAACTCCTACTACGACCCTTCGCTAAAGCGGTCGAGGCAGGCCCTGCTGAAGAAGCATGAGGTTTTCGTTGTGGAGGGGGACTTGAACGACGAGCCGCTGCTGACGAAGCTGTTCGATGTGGTGCCCTTCACGCACATCCTGCACCTGGCGGCCCAAGCGGGCGTCCGGTACGCTATGCAGAACCCGCAGTCGTACGTGAGCTCCAACATTGCCGGGTTCGTCAATCTCCTCGAAGTGGCAAAAAGAGCAAATCCTCAGCCCTCCATTGTCTGGGCCTCGTCCAGCTCTGTCTACGGGCTCAACACTGACAACCCGTTTTCCGAGCTGCACAGGACCGACCAACCGGCCAGTCTCTACGCGGCAACAAAAAAAGCCGGTGAGGAAATCGCCCACACTTACAATCATATTTACGGGCTTTCCCTCACCGGCTTAAGATTTTTTACCGTGTACGGACCGTGGGGGAGACCCGACATGGCGTATTTCTTTTTCACCAAGGACATACTGCAGGGTAAACCGATCAACGTCTTCAAAACAGTAGACGACAAGGAAGTGGCACGTGACTTCACGTACATTGACGACGTCGTAAAAGGGTGCCTGGGAGCGTTGGACACAGCCGAAAAAAGCACGGGAAGTGGGGGCAAAAAGAAAGGCCCCGCCCAGCTGCGAATTTACAACCTCGGCAACACGTCGCCGGTGCCGGTGGGGAAACTGGTGTCGATACTGGAAGGGCTTCTAAGCACCAAGGCGAAGAAGCACGTGATCAAGATGCCGAGAAACGGGGACGTGCCCTACACGCACGCCAATGTGACCCTGGCGTACAAGGACTTTGGGTACAAACCCACCACGGATTTGGCCAGCGGGCTGAGGAAGTTCGTCAAGTGGTACGTCAGTTATTACGGGATCGAGTCGAGGGTAAAAAAGGAAATGGACAGCGGGAAGAAGGGCAGTCAGCAAACCGACGAATCCGGTTGA